The genomic interval ACGTGGGCGCCATACGTCCAGCCATCGAAGCCAGTCACGATAGCAATAACCTGTCGTTCTATTTTTTAGCGGATTTTCACGCGCTGATTAAATGCCATGATCCGGCGCTCGTGCATCAATCCACCCGTGAAATTGCGGCGACTTGGCTGGCGCTTGGCTTGAATACCGATAACGTGGTTTTTTATCGTCAGTCCGATGTACCCGAAATCCCTGAACTTTGCTGGATGCTTAACTGCATGGCCGCCAAAGGCCTGATGAACAGGGCACACGCCTACAAAGCGTCTGTGGCGGCCAATGAAGAAGCCGGCGAAGACCCTGACTTCGGCGTGACCATGGGTTTGTACAGCTACCCGGTATTAATGGCAGCGGATATTTTGATGTTTAACGCCAATAAAGTCCCGGTGGGCAAGGATCAAATTCAGCACGTTGAAATGGCGCGAGATATTGCCGCCCGTTTTAACCACCATTACGGTACTCACTTTGTCTTGCCCGAGGCCAGTGTTGACGATGACGTAGCGGTTTTACAAGGCCTAGATGGTCGTAAGATGAGCAAGAGTTACGGCAATACCATCCCGTTATTTTTGGATGAAAAGCCGCTGAAAAAACATATCAACAAAGTAAAAACCAATTTACTCGAACCCGGTGACCCGAAGGATACCGCCGACTCGACGGTGTTCCAGCTGTGGCAAGCATTTGCAACGCCGGAGCAAACCCAATACATGCGCGAGCAGTTTGCTGCGGGTATCGCCTGGGGTGAAGCGAAGAAGCAGTTGCATGAGTTGATTAATGGCCAGTTGTGCGAGGCGCGAGAAAAATATACTGAGCTTTTAGCAAATCCTGCGCACATTGAAAATGAGCTGCAAAAAGGCGCGGAAAAAGCCCGTAGCTACAGCGTGCCATTTTTGAAAGAGTTGCGCAGTGCGGTAGGCATCAAACCCATCGTATAAAGTAGCTAAAAAAAGCGCGTTGATGTCTTCAGCGCGCTTTTTTTATGGGTAAGATTTGATATGGGCGATGCCGCTAGCCATTGGAAAATAGCGCCGAGCCTAAATACTTTTCGCCGTCAGCGAGCACCCGGCAGATGGCACTGGTGAGTTTACGGAGTTCGAGTTCAGTAATGATCAGCGGCGGCATGATGTAAACAATGTTGCCAAAAGGCCTGATCCATACGCCAAGTGCCATAAAGGCCTTTTGTATTTCTGCCATAACCACCGTGTCGGTCATTTCCACCACGCCAATATTGCCCAGCACGCGCACATCGGCAACGCTGGCGTAGCTCTGACAAGGCGCTAATTCTTTTTTCAGTTGTTGTTCTATCTCGCTAACCCGGGCCTGCCAATCCTGCTCGAGTAAGAGTTTTAGGCTGGCATTGGCGGCGGCGCAGGCGAGGGGATTGCCCATGAATGTTGGCCCGTGCATGAATACGCCGGCCTCGCCATTGCAGATACCGGTGGCCACCTTATCGTTACACAGGGTTGCCGCCAAGGTCATGTAACCCCCGGTCAGGCTTTTACCTAAACATAAAATATCTGGGCTGATATTGGCGTGCTCGCAGGCAAATAATTTTCCCGTGCGGCCAAAACCGGTGGCGATCTCATCGGCGATTAATAAAACATCGTTGGCTTGGCACAGCGCTTTTACTCTGCGTAAATAATCCGGCGAGTAAAACTTCATGCCACCGGCGCCTTGCACAATGGGTTCGAGTATGACGGCGGCGAGTGTGTTGCTATGGTCTTCAATGAGTTGCTTGAAGGCTGCAATATTTTCATCGGTGCAGGGCTCGGTAAAACCGCAGGCGGGCGATGGCGCAAATAAATGACTGGGCATGACCTCGCTGAATAAATGATGCATGCCGTTGACTGGGTCGCACACAGACATGGCGCCGAAGGTGTCGCCGTGATAACCATTGCGTAGGGTTAGCATGCGAGTTTTATTCGGTTGCCCCAGCGAGCGCCAGTATTGCAGCGCCATTTTTAATGCGACTTCCACGGCCACTGAGCCAGAGTCGGCTAAAAAAACTTTATTCAAGCCGGCTGGGGTTATGCGCACCAGGGTTTTTGCCAGTTCGATGGCGGGCTCGTGAGTCAGGCCGCCAAACATCACGTGCGACATCTTATCAACTTGATCTTTAACGGCCTGATTTAATACTGGATGATTGTAGCCGTGTAACACACACCACCAACTCGACATCCCATCAATGAGCACGCGCCCATCGGCCAGCTGTAGGGACGAACCCTCGGCTCGCTCTACCAAGTAAACCGGCGGCGGGTTGTTAAAAGATGAGTAGGGGTGCCAGAGGAATTGGCGATCGGCAGTTAATAGCGCATCATGATCGATCACGGGATTTTCTACTGTTTAATGAATTTAGAGGCTTATTTTACGTGTCTAGCAACGGATTTGGCAGTGCTTTAGCGGTTTTAGGGTGTAGCTTGTTTTGTTATTGCCTATTTGGCGCAGCCTGCGCCCAGGCTGCGCCAAAATCGGTGCTTTGGGATTTTTGGCAAGCGCAAGCTGCACCGGTGCAGCTGCCGCCGGATAGGGGCTTTGCTGAATTTTTAGTGCAGTATCGCGGGCTTAATAGCGAATCTATTGCGGTAATTGACTACGCTCGCGTGACGCCGGCGGCAGCGGTTAAATTAAAATCCTTTGTGGCCAGTTATATCGCCATTGACCCTCGCGGTTTAACTAAACCAGAGCAGTTTGTTTACTGGGTCAATCTTTACAATGCGCAAATCATCATTCAGATACTTGAGGCGGATATTCCAGAATCGATCAAGGATATTCGCCCCGGGTTTGCAGGATTGTTGGCCGGCGGCCCCTGGCGTAAAACGCAATTTCATATCGCCGGGCAGGCGCTTAGTTTTAATGATATTGAACACCGTATTTTGCGGCCCATTTGGCGCGACGCGCGGGTGCACTTTGTTCTCAATTGCGCCAGTATCGGCTGCCCCGACATCCCTGCTAAGCCGCTGATGGCGGCGAATTTGGACGCTCAATTGGACGATGCTGCCAAGGCGTTTATCAATCACCAGCGGGCTGTGTTTTTGTCGGGTGACAGGCTTAAGTTGAGCAGTTTGTTTGATTGGTTCGCGAGCGATTTTGGCGCCAGTGACGTTGAGCGTATCGCCTTTTTAAATCGCTATCGCGAGCAGCCAATCGGGCCTTACCTTGATGTGCGTTATGCCTACGATTGGCGCCTTAACGCGCCTTAACGCCCCTTAGGCGGCGCGATAGCTCTGTGCCAGCATGGTGTCTACATAGTGGCTGATGAGTGCGTACTGCTCGCTGTTCATGGCAGCGAACTCGATGCTAATTTCCGTTTGCCGTTGTGGTCTGCGTAAGAAGCGAAAGCTTTTGACCTTGCCTTCGCATTTGATGCGTAGATTGCGGCTCAGCTCGAACTCAATGTTTGGAATGCGGCTGCCGCGGCTAATTTCCTTTAACTTGTCGCCATTGACGCACAGGCGCATGCCGCTAGCGGAAAGGTTTTGTAGCGAGCCAAACCAGTGTGAGCGCCACGGCGACTGTAGTTTTACCGGAAGGCAGATATCTTCATAGCCGAGCCTCGGGTGCCTGCGTCTTTGCCG from Simiduia curdlanivorans carries:
- a CDS encoding DUF547 domain-containing protein; the encoded protein is MSSNGFGSALAVLGCSLFCYCLFGAACAQAAPKSVLWDFWQAQAAPVQLPPDRGFAEFLVQYRGLNSESIAVIDYARVTPAAAVKLKSFVASYIAIDPRGLTKPEQFVYWVNLYNAQIIIQILEADIPESIKDIRPGFAGLLAGGPWRKTQFHIAGQALSFNDIEHRILRPIWRDARVHFVLNCASIGCPDIPAKPLMAANLDAQLDDAAKAFINHQRAVFLSGDRLKLSSLFDWFASDFGASDVERIAFLNRYREQPIGPYLDVRYAYDWRLNAP
- the trpS gene encoding tryptophan--tRNA ligase; the protein is MSKQRILTGITTTGTPHLGNYVGAIRPAIEASHDSNNLSFYFLADFHALIKCHDPALVHQSTREIAATWLALGLNTDNVVFYRQSDVPEIPELCWMLNCMAAKGLMNRAHAYKASVAANEEAGEDPDFGVTMGLYSYPVLMAADILMFNANKVPVGKDQIQHVEMARDIAARFNHHYGTHFVLPEASVDDDVAVLQGLDGRKMSKSYGNTIPLFLDEKPLKKHINKVKTNLLEPGDPKDTADSTVFQLWQAFATPEQTQYMREQFAAGIAWGEAKKQLHELINGQLCEAREKYTELLANPAHIENELQKGAEKARSYSVPFLKELRSAVGIKPIV
- the bioA gene encoding adenosylmethionine--8-amino-7-oxononanoate transaminase, with the protein product MDHDALLTADRQFLWHPYSSFNNPPPVYLVERAEGSSLQLADGRVLIDGMSSWWCVLHGYNHPVLNQAVKDQVDKMSHVMFGGLTHEPAIELAKTLVRITPAGLNKVFLADSGSVAVEVALKMALQYWRSLGQPNKTRMLTLRNGYHGDTFGAMSVCDPVNGMHHLFSEVMPSHLFAPSPACGFTEPCTDENIAAFKQLIEDHSNTLAAVILEPIVQGAGGMKFYSPDYLRRVKALCQANDVLLIADEIATGFGRTGKLFACEHANISPDILCLGKSLTGGYMTLAATLCNDKVATGICNGEAGVFMHGPTFMGNPLACAAANASLKLLLEQDWQARVSEIEQQLKKELAPCQSYASVADVRVLGNIGVVEMTDTVVMAEIQKAFMALGVWIRPFGNIVYIMPPLIITELELRKLTSAICRVLADGEKYLGSALFSNG